One window of Catonella massiliensis genomic DNA carries:
- a CDS encoding 3'-5' exonuclease — MLGLRTGEKLEKYVKDYVVFDLETTGVSPLTDAIIEISAVKVRDGQIVDEFSTLVNPKRRIPYGASRVNGITDEMVADMPVFEEVLKDFIDFIGDDILVGHNIHEFDMKFIHRDCEAFFRLFLGNDYIDTLPLARKCLPILGHHKLTDLATYYKIPAEGAHRALNDCRMNQQVFERLGEELKNGEKPLKVCPRCGGTLKLRNGKFGSFFGCSSYPNCRYTENIANETK; from the coding sequence GTGGTGTTTGACCTTGAAACAACAGGGGTATCGCCACTTACAGATGCAATTATAGAGATATCTGCAGTCAAGGTGAGGGACGGGCAGATTGTAGATGAGTTCTCGACCTTGGTAAATCCTAAGAGGAGGATTCCTTACGGAGCATCTAGGGTAAACGGAATTACCGATGAGATGGTGGCTGATATGCCGGTCTTTGAGGAGGTCTTAAAGGATTTTATCGATTTTATAGGAGATGATATCCTTGTTGGGCACAATATCCATGAATTTGATATGAAGTTTATCCACAGGGACTGTGAGGCATTTTTTAGGCTCTTCCTTGGCAATGACTACATAGATACCCTGCCTCTGGCAAGGAAATGTCTGCCTATCTTAGGACACCATAAGCTTACAGACCTTGCTACATACTATAAGATACCAGCCGAAGGAGCACACAGAGCCTTGAATGACTGTAGGATGAACCAGCAGGTATTTGAAAGGTTGGGAGAGGAACTAAAAAATGGCGAAAAGCCCCTTAAGGTATGCCCAAGGTGTGGAGGAACTCTTAAGCTTAGAAATGGCAAATTTGGCAGCTTTTTTGGCTGCAGTTCCTATCCAAATTGCAGGTATACGGAAAATATAGCAAATGAAACCAAGTAG
- a CDS encoding valine--tRNA ligase yields the protein MKKELEKTYDPKQIEDKIYHNWTEKGYFHAEVNPNKKPFTIVMPPPNITGQLHMGHALDNTMQDILIRFKRMQGYEALWQAGTDHASIATEAKIVEKLKEEGTSKEELGREGFLKRAWEWKDEYGGRIISQLKKLGSSCDWERERFTMDEGCSEAVKEVFVKLYDKKLIYKGSRLVNWCPVCNTSISDAEVEHEEKAGHFWHIKYPIMEDGKPSTTNFLEFATTRPETMLGDTAVAVNPEDERYTYLKGKTVWLPIAEREIPVIEDSYVDMEFGTGVVKITPAHDPNDFEVGKRHGLPEINIMNDDATINENGGKYEGLDRYEARKKIVEELDSLGLLGRIEDHSHNVGTCYRCHSVVEPLIKEQWFVKMDEMIKPASEAVKTGEIKLIPERMDKTYFNWTDNIRDWCISRQLWWGHRIPAWYCGDCGEIIVAKEEPKVCPKCGKSHLKQDEDTLDTWFSSALWPFSTLGWPNETPEYKYFYPTDVLVTGYDIIFFWVIRMIFSAYEQTGKAPFHTVMFHGLVRDSQGRKMSKSLGNGIDPLEIIDKYGADALRFTLITGNAPGNDMRFYNERVEASRNFANKVWNASRFIMMNLDAAEVPANIDLSELTPADKWILSRANKLSAEMTENMDAFELGIAVQKVYDFIWEEFCDWYIEMVKPRLYSDTDKTKAAALFTLKTVLINMLKLLHPFMPFVTEEIYQALRENEPNEAVKSAMEESIMISNWPTFKAEWDFAKEEAEVALIKEAVKSIRAVRTDKNVPPSRKAKVIVVSDKEEVRKVFTEGESFFASLSYASEVEVQADKSGIDDNAVSAVISQAVIYMPFSDLVDIDKEVERLEKEHKRLEGEIARSNGMLSNEKFVSKAPEAKINEEKEKLAKYTEMLKQVEEQLGRLKKN from the coding sequence ATGAAAAAAGAACTTGAGAAGACCTACGATCCGAAGCAGATTGAGGACAAAATCTATCATAACTGGACTGAGAAGGGATATTTCCATGCGGAAGTAAATCCTAACAAGAAGCCATTTACCATAGTTATGCCGCCACCAAATATCACAGGACAGCTTCACATGGGACATGCATTAGACAATACCATGCAGGACATCCTCATCCGTTTTAAGAGGATGCAGGGCTATGAGGCACTGTGGCAGGCAGGAACTGACCACGCTTCCATAGCTACTGAGGCTAAGATAGTAGAAAAGCTTAAAGAAGAGGGTACTTCTAAGGAAGAACTTGGTAGAGAAGGCTTTCTTAAGCGTGCATGGGAATGGAAGGATGAGTACGGCGGAAGAATCATTTCACAGCTTAAAAAGCTTGGCTCATCCTGCGACTGGGAGAGAGAACGCTTTACTATGGACGAGGGCTGCTCTGAGGCGGTTAAAGAGGTATTTGTAAAGCTTTATGACAAGAAGCTCATTTACAAGGGCTCAAGGCTTGTAAACTGGTGCCCTGTATGTAATACCTCCATTTCAGATGCTGAGGTTGAGCACGAGGAAAAGGCAGGGCATTTCTGGCATATCAAATACCCTATTATGGAAGACGGGAAGCCTAGCACAACCAACTTCCTTGAATTTGCCACCACACGTCCTGAGACCATGCTTGGAGATACAGCTGTAGCGGTAAATCCTGAGGATGAAAGATATACCTACCTTAAGGGGAAGACAGTATGGCTTCCTATAGCAGAGCGTGAAATCCCTGTGATTGAAGATAGCTATGTAGATATGGAATTTGGTACAGGTGTAGTTAAGATTACTCCTGCTCACGACCCTAACGACTTCGAAGTAGGTAAACGCCATGGCCTCCCTGAAATCAACATCATGAATGATGATGCTACCATCAATGAAAATGGTGGCAAGTACGAAGGTCTTGACAGATATGAGGCTAGAAAGAAGATCGTTGAGGAGCTTGACAGCCTTGGACTCCTTGGCAGGATAGAAGACCACAGCCACAATGTAGGTACCTGTTACCGCTGTCACAGCGTAGTTGAGCCTCTTATCAAAGAGCAGTGGTTTGTAAAAATGGATGAAATGATTAAGCCTGCAAGCGAGGCTGTAAAGACAGGTGAGATTAAGCTCATCCCTGAGAGAATGGACAAAACCTATTTTAACTGGACAGACAATATCAGAGACTGGTGTATATCCAGACAGCTCTGGTGGGGACATAGAATACCTGCCTGGTACTGCGGTGATTGTGGAGAGATTATAGTTGCCAAGGAAGAGCCAAAGGTGTGCCCTAAGTGCGGTAAGTCACATCTTAAGCAGGATGAGGATACCCTTGATACCTGGTTTTCATCAGCACTTTGGCCATTTTCAACACTTGGCTGGCCTAATGAGACTCCTGAATACAAGTATTTCTACCCTACAGATGTGCTTGTAACAGGCTATGACATCATCTTCTTCTGGGTTATAAGGATGATATTTTCCGCTTACGAACAGACAGGAAAGGCACCTTTTCATACTGTTATGTTCCACGGCCTTGTAAGGGATTCACAGGGACGTAAGATGAGTAAATCGCTTGGCAACGGTATAGATCCGCTTGAAATCATAGACAAATACGGTGCTGATGCACTTAGGTTTACACTAATCACAGGTAATGCACCCGGTAATGACATGCGTTTCTACAACGAAAGAGTGGAAGCAAGCAGAAATTTTGCCAACAAGGTATGGAATGCATCAAGATTTATCATGATGAACCTGGACGCCGCAGAAGTTCCTGCTAACATTGACCTCTCTGAACTTACTCCTGCCGATAAATGGATACTTAGCAGGGCAAACAAGCTCTCAGCAGAAATGACTGAGAACATGGATGCTTTTGAGCTTGGTATAGCAGTTCAGAAGGTATATGACTTCATTTGGGAGGAGTTCTGTGACTGGTATATCGAAATGGTGAAGCCTCGCCTTTACAGCGATACTGATAAGACCAAGGCAGCTGCCTTATTTACACTTAAGACGGTACTTATCAATATGCTGAAACTCCTCCATCCTTTCATGCCTTTTGTTACAGAGGAAATCTATCAGGCACTTCGTGAAAATGAGCCTAATGAGGCAGTTAAGTCTGCTATGGAAGAGAGCATTATGATATCTAATTGGCCTACATTTAAGGCAGAGTGGGATTTTGCGAAGGAAGAGGCAGAAGTTGCCCTTATCAAAGAGGCCGTAAAGAGTATCAGAGCGGTGCGTACAGATAAGAATGTACCACCTTCAAGGAAGGCAAAGGTTATAGTCGTTTCTGACAAGGAGGAGGTAAGAAAGGTATTTACAGAGGGTGAGAGCTTCTTTGCAAGTCTTTCTTATGCAAGTGAGGTAGAGGTACAGGCAGATAAGTCTGGAATTGATGACAATGCAGTATCTGCGGTTATATCTCAGGCAGTAATCTACATGCCTTTTAGCGACCTTGTAGACATAGATAAGGAAGTGGAGAGACTTGAAAAAGAGCATAAGAGGCTTGAAGGAGAGATTGCCCGCTCAAACGGTATGCTAAGCAACGAGAAGTTCGTATCCAAGGCTCCTGAGGCTAAGATAAATGAGGAGAAGGAGAAGCTCGCTAAATATACCGAGATGCTTAAGCAGGTAGAAGAACAGCTGGGAAGACTTAAGAAAAACTAA